The following are encoded in a window of Sebastes umbrosus isolate fSebUmb1 chromosome 7, fSebUmb1.pri, whole genome shotgun sequence genomic DNA:
- the stard13b gene encoding stAR-related lipid transfer protein 13 isoform X3, whose translation MTSRRNSAKLKLRRSFSEQLRSSTSKAWDLLWRNVRERRLAEIEAKEACDWLRAAGFPQYAQLFEDSQFPIDITSVKRDHDFLDKDLVEPLCRRLNTLNKCASMKLDVNLPKKKSEDSDEEDLFAISDKWTFEWSSRRWSRLQDIDCLLGSHGEGQPSGDGVPLRTTTSSESVLTDLSEPEISSLHSESSGGSGHRGLSTEDSDCSNRTGSDCAAMPDSTSLTMPHIPKEISQYGSLPDKHGKTSRIRAKDFLKRMETLRSRGTLRRGRKTLVISSPVLQQEARALKTLHCVEIINGDGGAPEIPSNKVLPSQSGSEGSSHSSGSAVSTPSLKERKAHRADYKRSGMYLEDVDIFSGTQVNEVAEQNRRNEFCSYEDLVVHIPKDHKPGTFPKALSIESLSPTVGASINWHTGSMHLDSPLISCRKESRPVTQCCSRGSRISVYDNVPGSHLYASTGDLIDLEKEDLFPHLDDILLHVNGLQQIVDHWSQNVLPVGEGLAQVDGERERTAGLQSSSQITLDFEGNSVTESQTTPSYGDRDRVSLAETESTILRERRDSGVGASLTRPNRLRWPSFQISNRLSHSVASLQITNQSAGQLSLLQKFSLLRLTAIMEKYSMSNKHGWIWSVPRFMKRMKVPDYKDKNVFGVPLIVHVQRSGQPLPLGLQQALRYLRSQCLDQVGLFRKSGVKSRIQALRQMNENSPDNVNYEDQSAYDVADMVKQFFRDLPEPLLTSKLGETFLHIYQYVPKDQRLQAVQAAIMLMSDENREVLQTLLCFLSDVTSSVEENQMTPMNIAVCLAPSLFHLNILKKDNLSPRAMQRKYATGRPDQKDLNENLAATQGLAHMIIECNRLFEIPHEMVTQSRNSYVEADLHAPTIGELCKQLEDADGTYQTHMEGRLQIQLKEAREKSKYWVSCSSSDNTELYYKKVGDGNPLRRWRVSVEVEAPPSVVLNRVLRERHLWDVDLLQWKVCETLDKQTEVFQYVLNRMPPHPSRDFVVLRSWRTDLPKGTCSLVSVSIEHEDCPPVGGVRAIVLESNYLLEPCGSGKSRLTHICRVDLKGRAPDWYNKAFGHLCAAEAARIRNSFQPLITDGPETKI comes from the exons AAATCGAGGCGAAAGAAGCGTGTGACTGGCTGCGGGCAGCAGGATTTCCCCAGTATGCTCAGCTCTTTGAAG ATTCCCAGTTCCCCATTGACATTACTTCCGTGAAAAGAGATCATGACTTTCTGGACAAAGATCTTGTGGAACCTCTGTGCAG GCGACTCAACACCTTGAACAAGTGTGCCTCTATGAAACTTGACGTGAACCTTCCGAAGAAAAAA AGTGAAGACTCTGATGAAGAAGACCTGTTTGCCATCAGTGACAAATGGACGTTTGAGTGGAGCAGCCGGCGTTGGTCCAGGTTACAGGACATTGACTGTCTGCTGGGCAGCCACGGCGAGGGTCAGCCCTCCGGAGACGGCGTGCCCCTGAGAACCACCACCAGCAGCGAGAGTGTCCTGACTGACCTCAGCGAGCCGGAGATCTCCTCTTTGCACAGCGAGAGCAGCGGGGGCAGCGGCCACAGGGGCCTCAGCACGGAGGACTCTGACTGCTCCAACCGCACCGGCTCCGATTGTGCAGCGATGCCGGACTCCACGTCTCTCACGATGCCCCACATCCCCAAAGAAATCTCTCAATACGGCTCGCTGCCCGACAAGCACGGCAAGACGAGCCGCATCCGTGCCAAAGACTTCCTGAAGCGCATGGAGACGCTGCGCTCCAGAGGGACCCTGAGAAGGGGCCGTAAGACATTGGTCATCAGCTCTCCTGTGCTGCAGCAGGAGGCCCGGGCGCTGAAGACGCTGCACTGTGTCGAGATCATAAACGGAGACGGTGGGGCTCCAGAAATACCGTCCAACAAAGTCCTGCCGTCCCAGTCAGGCAGCGAGGGTAGCAGCCATTCTAGCGGCAGCGCCGTCAGCACGCCCAGCCTGAAAGAGCGTAAAGCCCACCGGGCTGACTACAAGCGCAGTGGCATGTATTTAGAGGACGTAGACATCTTCTCAGGCACCCAAGTGAATGAAGTCGCAGAACAAAACCGCAGGAATGAGTTCTGCTCCTATGAAGACCTGGTGGTCCACATTCCTAAAGACCACAAGCCAGGAACGTTCCCCAAAGCACTGTCCATAGAGAGCCTGTCCCCAACCGTGGGGGCCTCCATCAACTGGCACACAGGCAGCATGCACCTGGACTCCCCGCTCATCTCCTGCAGGAAGGAGTCCAGGCCCGTCACCCAGTGCTGCTCCAGAGGCAGCCGCATCAGCGTGTACGACAACGTCCCTGGCTCGCATCTGTACGCCAGCACTGGAGACCTGATAGACCTGGAGAAAGAGGACCTGTTCCCCCACCTGGACGATATCCTGCTGCATGTCAATGGTCTGCAGCAGATAGTGGACCACTGGTCTCAGAACGTGTTGCCTGTCGGGGAAGGGCTGGCGCAGGTGGACGGCGAGAGGGAGCGTACAGCTGGTCTCCAGTCCTCTAGTCAGATCACATTGGACTTTGAGGGGAATTCTGTCACAGAAAGCCAGACCACGCCTAGTTAcggggacagagacagagtgtcACTCGCTGAGACAGAATCCACAATCCTCCGGGAGAGGAGGGACTCTGGAGTAGGTGCTTCGCTCACAAGACCTAATCG GTTACGATGGCCCAGCTTTCAGATATCCAATCGCCTAAGTCACTCGGTGGCGTCCCTGCAGATCACCAACCAGTCGGCAGGCCAGCTGAGTTTGTTGCAGAAGTTTTCTCTGCTGCGCCTTACTGCCATCATGGAGAAGTACTCCATGTCCAACAAGCATGGCTGGATCTG GTCCGTGCCAAGGTTTATGAAGAGAATGAAGGTACCGGACTATAAGGATAAGAATGTATTCGGAGTGCCTCTCATAGTGCACGTGCAGCGTTCTGGACAGCCGCTGCCCCTCGGCCTGCAGCAGGCTCTGCGCTACCTGAGGAGCCAGTGTCTCGACCAG GTGGGTCTCTTTCGCAAATCAGGGGTGAAGTCTCGAATTCAAGCTCTCAGGCAGATGAATGAGAACTCTCCAGACAATGTGAACTACGAGGATCAGTCCGCCTACGATGTGGCCGACATGGTGAAGCAGTTCTTCAGGGACCTACCTGAGCCTCTGCTCACCAGCAAGCTGGGGGAGACCTTCCTCCACATCTACCAAT ATGTGCCGAAGGACCAAAGGTTGCAAGCCGTCCAGGCAGCCATCATGTTGATGTCGGATGAGAACCGAGAGGTGCTGCAGACGCTGCTCTGCTTCCTCAGTGATGTCACTTCCTCTGTGGAGGAGAACCAGATGACACCCATGAACATCGCCGTGTGCCTGGCCCCCTCCCTCTTTCATCTCAACATACTCAAGAAAGACAATCTCTCACCGAG GGCCATGCAGAGGAAGTACGCCACCGGCAGACCGGACCAGAAGGATCTGAATGAGAACTTAGCAGCAACACAGGGCCTCGCTCATATGATCATCGAGTGCAACCGTCTCTTTGAG ATCCCTCATGAGATGGTTACTCAGTCACGTAATTCATACGTGGAGGCTGACTTGCACGCGCCGACGATCGGTGAGCTCTGCAAGCAGCTGGAGGACGCTGATGGAACGTACCAAACTCATATGGAGGGGAGACTTCAGATCCAGCTCAAAGAGGCCCGGGAGAAGTCCAAATACTGGGtgtcctgcagcagctctgaCAACACAGAGCTCTACTATAAGAAG GTGGGAGACGGGAACCCTTTGAGACGCTGGCGAGTGTCTGTGGAGGTGGAAGCCCCGCCGTCCGTAGTGTTGAACCGTGTGCTGCGAGAGCGCCACCTGTGGGACGTGGACCTGCTGCAGTGGAAAGTGTGTGAGACGTTGGACAAGCAGACAGAAGTGTTTCAGTACGTCCTCAACCGCATGCCCCCTCATCCCAGCAGGGACTTTGTGGTGCTCAG GTCATGGAGGACAGACTTACCCAAAGGCACCTGCTCGCTGGTTTCTGTGTCTATAGAGCACGAGGACTGTCCTCCTGTTGGAGGGGTACGAGCTATAGTCCTGGAGTCTAACTACCTGCTGGAGCCCTGCGGCTCAGGAAAGTCCAGACTAACTCACATCTGCAGAGTGGACTTGAA GGGAAGGGCTCCAGACTGGTACAACAAAGCCTTTGGTCACCTTTGTGCCGCAGAAGCTGCCCGGATCCGTAACTCCTTTCAGCCTCTAATCACAGACGGCCCAGAGACCAAAATCTGA
- the stard13b gene encoding stAR-related lipid transfer protein 13 isoform X2, with the protein MFRELPESTGSECLGSMTPETQDFYLRMDHHRRRSGYRLGRIIARQQLLNRIAGEIEAKEACDWLRAAGFPQYAQLFEDSQFPIDITSVKRDHDFLDKDLVEPLCRRLNTLNKCASMKLDVNLPKKKSEDSDEEDLFAISDKWTFEWSSRRWSRLQDIDCLLGSHGEGQPSGDGVPLRTTTSSESVLTDLSEPEISSLHSESSGGSGHRGLSTEDSDCSNRTGSDCAAMPDSTSLTMPHIPKEISQYGSLPDKHGKTSRIRAKDFLKRMETLRSRGTLRRGRKTLVISSPVLQQEARALKTLHCVEIINGDGGAPEIPSNKVLPSQSGSEGSSHSSGSAVSTPSLKERKAHRADYKRSGMYLEDVDIFSGTQVNEVAEQNRRNEFCSYEDLVVHIPKDHKPGTFPKALSIESLSPTVGASINWHTGSMHLDSPLISCRKESRPVTQCCSRGSRISVYDNVPGSHLYASTGDLIDLEKEDLFPHLDDILLHVNGLQQIVDHWSQNVLPVGEGLAQVDGERERTAGLQSSSQITLDFEGNSVTESQTTPSYGDRDRVSLAETESTILRERRDSGVGASLTRPNRLRWPSFQISNRLSHSVASLQITNQSAGQLSLLQKFSLLRLTAIMEKYSMSNKHGWIWSVPRFMKRMKVPDYKDKNVFGVPLIVHVQRSGQPLPLGLQQALRYLRSQCLDQVGLFRKSGVKSRIQALRQMNENSPDNVNYEDQSAYDVADMVKQFFRDLPEPLLTSKLGETFLHIYQYVPKDQRLQAVQAAIMLMSDENREVLQTLLCFLSDVTSSVEENQMTPMNIAVCLAPSLFHLNILKKDNLSPRAMQRKYATGRPDQKDLNENLAATQGLAHMIIECNRLFEIPHEMVTQSRNSYVEADLHAPTIGELCKQLEDADGTYQTHMEGRLQIQLKEAREKSKYWVSCSSSDNTELYYKKVGDGNPLRRWRVSVEVEAPPSVVLNRVLRERHLWDVDLLQWKVCETLDKQTEVFQYVLNRMPPHPSRDFVVLRSWRTDLPKGTCSLVSVSIEHEDCPPVGGVRAIVLESNYLLEPCGSGKSRLTHICRVDLKGRAPDWYNKAFGHLCAAEAARIRNSFQPLITDGPETKI; encoded by the exons AAATCGAGGCGAAAGAAGCGTGTGACTGGCTGCGGGCAGCAGGATTTCCCCAGTATGCTCAGCTCTTTGAAG ATTCCCAGTTCCCCATTGACATTACTTCCGTGAAAAGAGATCATGACTTTCTGGACAAAGATCTTGTGGAACCTCTGTGCAG GCGACTCAACACCTTGAACAAGTGTGCCTCTATGAAACTTGACGTGAACCTTCCGAAGAAAAAA AGTGAAGACTCTGATGAAGAAGACCTGTTTGCCATCAGTGACAAATGGACGTTTGAGTGGAGCAGCCGGCGTTGGTCCAGGTTACAGGACATTGACTGTCTGCTGGGCAGCCACGGCGAGGGTCAGCCCTCCGGAGACGGCGTGCCCCTGAGAACCACCACCAGCAGCGAGAGTGTCCTGACTGACCTCAGCGAGCCGGAGATCTCCTCTTTGCACAGCGAGAGCAGCGGGGGCAGCGGCCACAGGGGCCTCAGCACGGAGGACTCTGACTGCTCCAACCGCACCGGCTCCGATTGTGCAGCGATGCCGGACTCCACGTCTCTCACGATGCCCCACATCCCCAAAGAAATCTCTCAATACGGCTCGCTGCCCGACAAGCACGGCAAGACGAGCCGCATCCGTGCCAAAGACTTCCTGAAGCGCATGGAGACGCTGCGCTCCAGAGGGACCCTGAGAAGGGGCCGTAAGACATTGGTCATCAGCTCTCCTGTGCTGCAGCAGGAGGCCCGGGCGCTGAAGACGCTGCACTGTGTCGAGATCATAAACGGAGACGGTGGGGCTCCAGAAATACCGTCCAACAAAGTCCTGCCGTCCCAGTCAGGCAGCGAGGGTAGCAGCCATTCTAGCGGCAGCGCCGTCAGCACGCCCAGCCTGAAAGAGCGTAAAGCCCACCGGGCTGACTACAAGCGCAGTGGCATGTATTTAGAGGACGTAGACATCTTCTCAGGCACCCAAGTGAATGAAGTCGCAGAACAAAACCGCAGGAATGAGTTCTGCTCCTATGAAGACCTGGTGGTCCACATTCCTAAAGACCACAAGCCAGGAACGTTCCCCAAAGCACTGTCCATAGAGAGCCTGTCCCCAACCGTGGGGGCCTCCATCAACTGGCACACAGGCAGCATGCACCTGGACTCCCCGCTCATCTCCTGCAGGAAGGAGTCCAGGCCCGTCACCCAGTGCTGCTCCAGAGGCAGCCGCATCAGCGTGTACGACAACGTCCCTGGCTCGCATCTGTACGCCAGCACTGGAGACCTGATAGACCTGGAGAAAGAGGACCTGTTCCCCCACCTGGACGATATCCTGCTGCATGTCAATGGTCTGCAGCAGATAGTGGACCACTGGTCTCAGAACGTGTTGCCTGTCGGGGAAGGGCTGGCGCAGGTGGACGGCGAGAGGGAGCGTACAGCTGGTCTCCAGTCCTCTAGTCAGATCACATTGGACTTTGAGGGGAATTCTGTCACAGAAAGCCAGACCACGCCTAGTTAcggggacagagacagagtgtcACTCGCTGAGACAGAATCCACAATCCTCCGGGAGAGGAGGGACTCTGGAGTAGGTGCTTCGCTCACAAGACCTAATCG GTTACGATGGCCCAGCTTTCAGATATCCAATCGCCTAAGTCACTCGGTGGCGTCCCTGCAGATCACCAACCAGTCGGCAGGCCAGCTGAGTTTGTTGCAGAAGTTTTCTCTGCTGCGCCTTACTGCCATCATGGAGAAGTACTCCATGTCCAACAAGCATGGCTGGATCTG GTCCGTGCCAAGGTTTATGAAGAGAATGAAGGTACCGGACTATAAGGATAAGAATGTATTCGGAGTGCCTCTCATAGTGCACGTGCAGCGTTCTGGACAGCCGCTGCCCCTCGGCCTGCAGCAGGCTCTGCGCTACCTGAGGAGCCAGTGTCTCGACCAG GTGGGTCTCTTTCGCAAATCAGGGGTGAAGTCTCGAATTCAAGCTCTCAGGCAGATGAATGAGAACTCTCCAGACAATGTGAACTACGAGGATCAGTCCGCCTACGATGTGGCCGACATGGTGAAGCAGTTCTTCAGGGACCTACCTGAGCCTCTGCTCACCAGCAAGCTGGGGGAGACCTTCCTCCACATCTACCAAT ATGTGCCGAAGGACCAAAGGTTGCAAGCCGTCCAGGCAGCCATCATGTTGATGTCGGATGAGAACCGAGAGGTGCTGCAGACGCTGCTCTGCTTCCTCAGTGATGTCACTTCCTCTGTGGAGGAGAACCAGATGACACCCATGAACATCGCCGTGTGCCTGGCCCCCTCCCTCTTTCATCTCAACATACTCAAGAAAGACAATCTCTCACCGAG GGCCATGCAGAGGAAGTACGCCACCGGCAGACCGGACCAGAAGGATCTGAATGAGAACTTAGCAGCAACACAGGGCCTCGCTCATATGATCATCGAGTGCAACCGTCTCTTTGAG ATCCCTCATGAGATGGTTACTCAGTCACGTAATTCATACGTGGAGGCTGACTTGCACGCGCCGACGATCGGTGAGCTCTGCAAGCAGCTGGAGGACGCTGATGGAACGTACCAAACTCATATGGAGGGGAGACTTCAGATCCAGCTCAAAGAGGCCCGGGAGAAGTCCAAATACTGGGtgtcctgcagcagctctgaCAACACAGAGCTCTACTATAAGAAG GTGGGAGACGGGAACCCTTTGAGACGCTGGCGAGTGTCTGTGGAGGTGGAAGCCCCGCCGTCCGTAGTGTTGAACCGTGTGCTGCGAGAGCGCCACCTGTGGGACGTGGACCTGCTGCAGTGGAAAGTGTGTGAGACGTTGGACAAGCAGACAGAAGTGTTTCAGTACGTCCTCAACCGCATGCCCCCTCATCCCAGCAGGGACTTTGTGGTGCTCAG GTCATGGAGGACAGACTTACCCAAAGGCACCTGCTCGCTGGTTTCTGTGTCTATAGAGCACGAGGACTGTCCTCCTGTTGGAGGGGTACGAGCTATAGTCCTGGAGTCTAACTACCTGCTGGAGCCCTGCGGCTCAGGAAAGTCCAGACTAACTCACATCTGCAGAGTGGACTTGAA GGGAAGGGCTCCAGACTGGTACAACAAAGCCTTTGGTCACCTTTGTGCCGCAGAAGCTGCCCGGATCCGTAACTCCTTTCAGCCTCTAATCACAGACGGCCCAGAGACCAAAATCTGA
- the stard13b gene encoding stAR-related lipid transfer protein 13 isoform X4 codes for MKHSGCRMKISKIEAKEACDWLRAAGFPQYAQLFEDSQFPIDITSVKRDHDFLDKDLVEPLCRRLNTLNKCASMKLDVNLPKKKSEDSDEEDLFAISDKWTFEWSSRRWSRLQDIDCLLGSHGEGQPSGDGVPLRTTTSSESVLTDLSEPEISSLHSESSGGSGHRGLSTEDSDCSNRTGSDCAAMPDSTSLTMPHIPKEISQYGSLPDKHGKTSRIRAKDFLKRMETLRSRGTLRRGRKTLVISSPVLQQEARALKTLHCVEIINGDGGAPEIPSNKVLPSQSGSEGSSHSSGSAVSTPSLKERKAHRADYKRSGMYLEDVDIFSGTQVNEVAEQNRRNEFCSYEDLVVHIPKDHKPGTFPKALSIESLSPTVGASINWHTGSMHLDSPLISCRKESRPVTQCCSRGSRISVYDNVPGSHLYASTGDLIDLEKEDLFPHLDDILLHVNGLQQIVDHWSQNVLPVGEGLAQVDGERERTAGLQSSSQITLDFEGNSVTESQTTPSYGDRDRVSLAETESTILRERRDSGVGASLTRPNRLRWPSFQISNRLSHSVASLQITNQSAGQLSLLQKFSLLRLTAIMEKYSMSNKHGWIWSVPRFMKRMKVPDYKDKNVFGVPLIVHVQRSGQPLPLGLQQALRYLRSQCLDQVGLFRKSGVKSRIQALRQMNENSPDNVNYEDQSAYDVADMVKQFFRDLPEPLLTSKLGETFLHIYQYVPKDQRLQAVQAAIMLMSDENREVLQTLLCFLSDVTSSVEENQMTPMNIAVCLAPSLFHLNILKKDNLSPRAMQRKYATGRPDQKDLNENLAATQGLAHMIIECNRLFEIPHEMVTQSRNSYVEADLHAPTIGELCKQLEDADGTYQTHMEGRLQIQLKEAREKSKYWVSCSSSDNTELYYKKVGDGNPLRRWRVSVEVEAPPSVVLNRVLRERHLWDVDLLQWKVCETLDKQTEVFQYVLNRMPPHPSRDFVVLRSWRTDLPKGTCSLVSVSIEHEDCPPVGGVRAIVLESNYLLEPCGSGKSRLTHICRVDLKGRAPDWYNKAFGHLCAAEAARIRNSFQPLITDGPETKI; via the exons AAATCGAGGCGAAAGAAGCGTGTGACTGGCTGCGGGCAGCAGGATTTCCCCAGTATGCTCAGCTCTTTGAAG ATTCCCAGTTCCCCATTGACATTACTTCCGTGAAAAGAGATCATGACTTTCTGGACAAAGATCTTGTGGAACCTCTGTGCAG GCGACTCAACACCTTGAACAAGTGTGCCTCTATGAAACTTGACGTGAACCTTCCGAAGAAAAAA AGTGAAGACTCTGATGAAGAAGACCTGTTTGCCATCAGTGACAAATGGACGTTTGAGTGGAGCAGCCGGCGTTGGTCCAGGTTACAGGACATTGACTGTCTGCTGGGCAGCCACGGCGAGGGTCAGCCCTCCGGAGACGGCGTGCCCCTGAGAACCACCACCAGCAGCGAGAGTGTCCTGACTGACCTCAGCGAGCCGGAGATCTCCTCTTTGCACAGCGAGAGCAGCGGGGGCAGCGGCCACAGGGGCCTCAGCACGGAGGACTCTGACTGCTCCAACCGCACCGGCTCCGATTGTGCAGCGATGCCGGACTCCACGTCTCTCACGATGCCCCACATCCCCAAAGAAATCTCTCAATACGGCTCGCTGCCCGACAAGCACGGCAAGACGAGCCGCATCCGTGCCAAAGACTTCCTGAAGCGCATGGAGACGCTGCGCTCCAGAGGGACCCTGAGAAGGGGCCGTAAGACATTGGTCATCAGCTCTCCTGTGCTGCAGCAGGAGGCCCGGGCGCTGAAGACGCTGCACTGTGTCGAGATCATAAACGGAGACGGTGGGGCTCCAGAAATACCGTCCAACAAAGTCCTGCCGTCCCAGTCAGGCAGCGAGGGTAGCAGCCATTCTAGCGGCAGCGCCGTCAGCACGCCCAGCCTGAAAGAGCGTAAAGCCCACCGGGCTGACTACAAGCGCAGTGGCATGTATTTAGAGGACGTAGACATCTTCTCAGGCACCCAAGTGAATGAAGTCGCAGAACAAAACCGCAGGAATGAGTTCTGCTCCTATGAAGACCTGGTGGTCCACATTCCTAAAGACCACAAGCCAGGAACGTTCCCCAAAGCACTGTCCATAGAGAGCCTGTCCCCAACCGTGGGGGCCTCCATCAACTGGCACACAGGCAGCATGCACCTGGACTCCCCGCTCATCTCCTGCAGGAAGGAGTCCAGGCCCGTCACCCAGTGCTGCTCCAGAGGCAGCCGCATCAGCGTGTACGACAACGTCCCTGGCTCGCATCTGTACGCCAGCACTGGAGACCTGATAGACCTGGAGAAAGAGGACCTGTTCCCCCACCTGGACGATATCCTGCTGCATGTCAATGGTCTGCAGCAGATAGTGGACCACTGGTCTCAGAACGTGTTGCCTGTCGGGGAAGGGCTGGCGCAGGTGGACGGCGAGAGGGAGCGTACAGCTGGTCTCCAGTCCTCTAGTCAGATCACATTGGACTTTGAGGGGAATTCTGTCACAGAAAGCCAGACCACGCCTAGTTAcggggacagagacagagtgtcACTCGCTGAGACAGAATCCACAATCCTCCGGGAGAGGAGGGACTCTGGAGTAGGTGCTTCGCTCACAAGACCTAATCG GTTACGATGGCCCAGCTTTCAGATATCCAATCGCCTAAGTCACTCGGTGGCGTCCCTGCAGATCACCAACCAGTCGGCAGGCCAGCTGAGTTTGTTGCAGAAGTTTTCTCTGCTGCGCCTTACTGCCATCATGGAGAAGTACTCCATGTCCAACAAGCATGGCTGGATCTG GTCCGTGCCAAGGTTTATGAAGAGAATGAAGGTACCGGACTATAAGGATAAGAATGTATTCGGAGTGCCTCTCATAGTGCACGTGCAGCGTTCTGGACAGCCGCTGCCCCTCGGCCTGCAGCAGGCTCTGCGCTACCTGAGGAGCCAGTGTCTCGACCAG GTGGGTCTCTTTCGCAAATCAGGGGTGAAGTCTCGAATTCAAGCTCTCAGGCAGATGAATGAGAACTCTCCAGACAATGTGAACTACGAGGATCAGTCCGCCTACGATGTGGCCGACATGGTGAAGCAGTTCTTCAGGGACCTACCTGAGCCTCTGCTCACCAGCAAGCTGGGGGAGACCTTCCTCCACATCTACCAAT ATGTGCCGAAGGACCAAAGGTTGCAAGCCGTCCAGGCAGCCATCATGTTGATGTCGGATGAGAACCGAGAGGTGCTGCAGACGCTGCTCTGCTTCCTCAGTGATGTCACTTCCTCTGTGGAGGAGAACCAGATGACACCCATGAACATCGCCGTGTGCCTGGCCCCCTCCCTCTTTCATCTCAACATACTCAAGAAAGACAATCTCTCACCGAG GGCCATGCAGAGGAAGTACGCCACCGGCAGACCGGACCAGAAGGATCTGAATGAGAACTTAGCAGCAACACAGGGCCTCGCTCATATGATCATCGAGTGCAACCGTCTCTTTGAG ATCCCTCATGAGATGGTTACTCAGTCACGTAATTCATACGTGGAGGCTGACTTGCACGCGCCGACGATCGGTGAGCTCTGCAAGCAGCTGGAGGACGCTGATGGAACGTACCAAACTCATATGGAGGGGAGACTTCAGATCCAGCTCAAAGAGGCCCGGGAGAAGTCCAAATACTGGGtgtcctgcagcagctctgaCAACACAGAGCTCTACTATAAGAAG GTGGGAGACGGGAACCCTTTGAGACGCTGGCGAGTGTCTGTGGAGGTGGAAGCCCCGCCGTCCGTAGTGTTGAACCGTGTGCTGCGAGAGCGCCACCTGTGGGACGTGGACCTGCTGCAGTGGAAAGTGTGTGAGACGTTGGACAAGCAGACAGAAGTGTTTCAGTACGTCCTCAACCGCATGCCCCCTCATCCCAGCAGGGACTTTGTGGTGCTCAG GTCATGGAGGACAGACTTACCCAAAGGCACCTGCTCGCTGGTTTCTGTGTCTATAGAGCACGAGGACTGTCCTCCTGTTGGAGGGGTACGAGCTATAGTCCTGGAGTCTAACTACCTGCTGGAGCCCTGCGGCTCAGGAAAGTCCAGACTAACTCACATCTGCAGAGTGGACTTGAA GGGAAGGGCTCCAGACTGGTACAACAAAGCCTTTGGTCACCTTTGTGCCGCAGAAGCTGCCCGGATCCGTAACTCCTTTCAGCCTCTAATCACAGACGGCCCAGAGACCAAAATCTGA